The Phoenix dactylifera cultivar Barhee BC4 chromosome 15, palm_55x_up_171113_PBpolish2nd_filt_p, whole genome shotgun sequence genome contains a region encoding:
- the LOC120113224 gene encoding protein YIF1B-B-like, with the protein MNGSLGNQSGMQRSPPNPFGNAFYGTGSGLIRGGLGAYGEKFLGSSSEFMQSNISQYLSDPQYYFQVNGQYVRNKLKVILFPFLHRGHWTRITEPVGGRLAYKPPVHDINAPDLYIPLMAFGTYVVLSGFSLGVFGRFTPEALSLQFTKGLAGWFFHILLLKGLLYSLGSGEAPLLDIVAYAGYGFAGLSLAVLARIFWSYSYYFLLPWICVCMAVFLVKTMKRVLLGGTRGYEKHSTRHHYLLLFMAAVQFPLLFWLGNVSG; encoded by the exons ATGAATGGCAGTCTTGGTAACCAGTCTGGCATGCAAAGATCCCCACCGAACCCATTTGGAAATGCTTTCTATGGGACTGGATCTGGACTCATCCGTGGTGGACTAGGAGCATATGGGGAGAAATTCCTAGGCTCAAGCTCTGAATTTATGCAAAGCAAT ATTAGTCAATATTTGTCTGATCCTCAGTATTACTTTCAAGTGAATGGCCAGTATGTGAGGAATAAATTGAAAGTGATCCTTTTCCCATTCCTACACAGG GGACATTGGACTAGAATTACAGAGCCAGTTGGAGGTAGGCTTGCCTACAAACCTCCAGTTCATGATATAAATGCCCCAGATTTATACATCCCCCTCATGGCCTTTGGTACTTACGTTGTGCTCTCAGGATTCTCATTGGGTGTTTTTGGAAG ATTTACACCAGAAGCATTGAGTCTACAGTTTACAAAAGGATTAGCAGGCTGGTTCTTCCACATCCTCCTCCTAAAAGGGTTGTTGTATTCCTTAGGCAGTGGTGAGGCACCATTGCTGGACATTGTGGCCTATGCCGGGTATGGATTTGCTGGCTTGTCCCTTGCTGTTCTGGCAAGGATCTTTTGGAGCTACTCATATTATTTTCTGCTGCCGTGGATATGTGTGTGCATGGCTGTGTTCCTTGTAAAGACCATGAAGAGGGTCCTTCTTGGAGGAACTAGGGGGTATGAGAAGCATTCCACCAGGCATCATTATCTTCTGCTCTTCATGGCTGCAGTTCAGTTCCCCTTGCTGTTCTGGCTTGGTAATGTCAGTGGGTAA